In Vigna angularis cultivar LongXiaoDou No.4 chromosome 8, ASM1680809v1, whole genome shotgun sequence, the DNA window TAATTCATATTACCGTGTTTTCAGTTTCATTGTGTGTTCAAATAATCACAtgataaaagtttaaaatgaatataaacttGTTCGAATGCATTGAATAATTGCTTTTCAGCAAATGAATACTCAGTAGAAGTTCATTTCAGACTGCAGAAGTACACACACAAATGGAATAAACTGTTTCATGTATTTAAATCCTTTGACAAACTCCATTATGCCTGCATAAACTATGACAGATGCATTTTTTAAACAAGGTGCCAGTTCTTCTATACAGCCAGACATACATTAAACATACACTTCCTAAGTAGAGTAGCAGAAGTTGAAGCAACCAAGCATAGACAGGAAGgtcaataatttcaaattatgcAGATTGTATTTCCATACATAGCAGACAAATAACAAGATTACTATGTACAACTTAAGAAACATAATAGTATAAGCTGTATTGGAAGTAACATCCATGTGTCCATccatacaaaataaaacttgaCATAATCAGACAAATACTTGCCACCAGGAAAAAGGCACAAGCATTTATCATTACCCCAACCACACAGCCCTGGTTCCACCAACTAGCCAACTTCAACTAAAGCTAAAATCAAGACTCAAGTATACAGAGATTGAGAGTGACCCTGAATGGGAAGATAAATGAGAGCTTGTAAAAGGGATGTCGGCTAATTACAAAGTAGAAGATATATGTTGTTGACTTAATGCTTGCAAAGTTGGCGCCTGTACTAGTTCACAATCTTAAGCGATGATTTCCCTGACAAGCCAATCCAAACTAGGATAAGAGAAGTACAAAATGAGAAAAGATGGGAGGGCAAACAGAATTGTAACAAGTACATACAGAGCCAAAATGGCAGCACTGGCCGGTATTGCATATAAgacaatcaaaagaaatataatgaCCAATGGGAACTTTGCCGTCACCTGGACAAAGAATAACAGTGACTTCCGAAAATAAACATAGAGTCTTTCCATATTGAGGAGATTACCAGTATTGCCATGATATTGATTATAATTTGATACCTCTGGATGGCGGACTTGCCCCCTCCGATGGTTTCCATGGCTTACCTGGCTTCCCATGGTTAAATTGTCTTTAAGTGAGTGTTGTTGGTTATCACCACATAAAGGTGAATGTGATTTCAGTCTATCACCATTCATGCTCTCAACCATCCAGAGAAGAAAGTAGTTTTTGCGAGGGAATTTAAGATTTCCACGGTAAACTAAACGGAAAGATAGAAGGTTGCACCATGGACAGGAGATAAAAAGAGGAAGTTGAACAGGCAGTGTTGGAAATTTCACAACAGCCCATTGCAATCCAAGGATGCAATTTTTACAAAGAGTATGGCCACACCATAAAACATAGGGCACGTTTTCAACAATATTGAAAGATTCCCAGCATATTGGGCATTCCAGTCCTTCCTCTCTGCCTATAATAGAAGTCTCGTCATCAGAACATTCTGACGTAGAATGAGTAGGCTTTGAAGAATCACTTTTCACTCCCACAGTTCCAGCAATGCAATTTGATGCAAAGCTCCACATTCTGAATTACAATATGTAAATAACCAATCAGGAAGTATCATCCAGATGTCAATTTATCATTAATGACTCACCCAAAAGCATAAATCAGTAACATACCTGCAGGACAAACTCACATGAGTAACAAGAATAAaccataaaatataaacaaaaaaaaaagcgataataatattttgactcGACAATACAAATTTTGTATAGActgaaattaaattcatttgaaGTAAAGCTATAGCCATCATCATATGCAATCCAGTTAATCTACTGAATGCATTTGACACACTTTCTATAACCATCACCAATCAGGAACCATATTAACACCATTAATATACATTTTGTACCTATAAAgattttcttttgagttttctGTTCCAGTTCCACATTACTCTGTCAGTAGTTAAAATCCAACTTTTTCCTATTTATCCTTTGGGATTGGCGGTGAAAGGGCCAGCCAACTGGCAAGAATCTCAGAATCACAAACTAACGCATAGAAAGTAATTTCTTTAATCATACTCATGAAAGAACTAATGAATCCATGTTTGCTACTCCCTAAATATGAAGCATAGGTTAGTAGGATCCAGGGAGCAATCAGCCCTGATGACCtacatatttcattaaaaatcaGCTTtcagtgtttgataaaaaaaatggctATATGCCACTACCTCCAACCctacataattaataaacatgGAACCAGAGGAACTCATACCCAAGTAGATGAAAAGACATTAGCAAATAAAATCTCAAAACAGCATAGCATCTAGCCATATAACAAGTTTTGTTTTCAAGAAGTTACCTTCAGTCCTAAGAAGAATTTTCCAACCACTGTTTTGTACAGAATGCTAGACATGAAGAACACAAACATAGGCATGTGTGGATGTATTCACGATTACAATCTACAGGTATGATCATGAAGCGTGCACACAACACTGCTATAGTTGATGGTATATAAATATAGTTCAATCCAGTCACCAATCAGTAAACAAACACGAGTAACATGTTTAACTAGCTGCTTACTCTTATATGCACTGACTCAACGGTATAGCATAACTCAACCATACagttatattaacatttaacGTCAAAACTCACCACCTAGTGATCAGCATTACACTTTTCGTTTTGGCCAAGCACACGAAAAGCTTGGCATGTAGATACCAATGAAATCAATTATTGTGTACGCAAATGCATACTAGCTAAAAATTTAACTCCAAAGTTCCAACCCATTTAAGTTACTAATAACTTTATAGCAGATAAGAAACTTACCAGGTCAATCTCCTGTGTttgaattttatgaatttaggagaaagaaacacaaatttttttatatataaaaaagaagaagcataaAACCAATTTTTTTATCCATGTATACTAAAAACCATGCCTTTATTTCTTCAATAACCCTATCACCCAATTCAGAGATCAGGAGACTGTTTAAAAGGCAGAATTTTAAGGGAAAATATTCCATATTCTCACTTCTGCATAGTTCATATCAAACTTCACCTCATTTCATGAAATCATTTCATAGCTATCCCCAATTCAAATGGGGTCTCAGAAATCAAAATCAGCTTCTTAAAAATCCCAAAGCCCCCATAAACAACAGCACCCTATCAAAACGGTCAACATTTTAACCAGTTAAtcaacaagaaaaaaagaaaagtaaattttaatccCAAATTATTTATCAGCAAAAAACCTAATTCAAAAACCAAGCGTCTAAGTAAc includes these proteins:
- the LOC108346130 gene encoding uncharacterized protein LOC108346130 isoform X4, whose protein sequence is MSWFQSNWRNHHFSLSYMVPLSLSSPPLHQVSNFAPNRMWSFASNCIAGTVGVKSDSSKPTHSTSECSDDETSIIGREEGLECPICWESFNIVENVPYVLWCGHTLCKNCILGLQWAVVKFPTLPVQLPLFISCPWCNLLSFRLVYRGNLKFPRKNYFLLWMVESMNGDRLKSHSPLCGDNQQHSLKDNLTMGSQVSHGNHRRGQVRHPEGNHRLRL
- the LOC108346130 gene encoding uncharacterized protein LOC108346130 isoform X3, producing MWSFASNCIAGTVGVKSDSSKPTHSTSECSDDETSIIGREEGLECPICWESFNIVENVPYVLWCGHTLCKNCILGLQWAVVKFPTLPVQLPLFISCPWCNLLSFRLVYRGNLKFPRKNYFLLWMVESMNGDRLKSHSPLCGDNQQHSLKDNLTMGSQVSHGNHRRGQVRHPEVSNYNQYHGNTGNLLNMERLYVYFRKSLLFFVQVTAKFPLVIIFLLIVLYAIPASAAILALYVLVTILFALPSFLILYFSYPSLDWLVREIIA
- the LOC108346130 gene encoding uncharacterized protein LOC108346130 isoform X1, whose translation is MSWFQSNWRNHHFSLSYMVPLSLSSPPLHQVSNFAPNRMWSFASNCIAGTVGVKSDSSKPTHSTSECSDDETSIIGREEGLECPICWESFNIVENVPYVLWCGHTLCKNCILGLQWAVVKFPTLPVQLPLFISCPWCNLLSFRLVYRGNLKFPRKNYFLLWMVESMNGDRLKSHSPLCGDNQQHSLKDNLTMGSQVSHGNHRRGQVRHPEVSNYNQYHGNTGNLLNMERLYVYFRKSLLFFVQVTAKFPLVIIFLLIVLYAIPASAAILALYVLVTILFALPSFLILYFSYPSLDWLVREIIA
- the LOC108346130 gene encoding uncharacterized protein LOC108346130 isoform X2, which codes for MSWFQSNWRNHHFSLSYMVPLSLSSPPLHQVSNFAPNRMWSFASNCIAGTVGVKSDSSKPTHSTSECSDDETSIIGREEGLECPICWESFNIVENVPYVLWCGHTLCKNCILGLQWAVVKFPTLPVQLPLFISCPWCNLLSFRLVYRGNLKFPRKNYFLLWMVESMNGDRLKSHSPLCGDNQQHSLKDNLTMGSQVSHGNHRRGQVRHPEVSNYNQYHGNTGNLLNMERLYVYFRKSLLFFVQVTAKFPLVIIFLLIVLYAIPASAAILALEIIA